A single region of the Nicotiana sylvestris chromosome 6, ASM39365v2, whole genome shotgun sequence genome encodes:
- the LOC104234110 gene encoding NAD kinase 2, chloroplastic-like, which produces MAICFRYFPCHLEMGLTVAATGTHLHYCQLNYAKAISGPGFGLRLSYGYRRVKFVVSAELSNAFSVNIDLDSQAGDTSQLPRMGPLPGDIAEIEAYCRIFRAAEQLHNSLMDTLCNPLTGECNVSYDVPSDDKQILEDKLVSVLGCMVCLLNKGREEVLSGRSSITDSFRDVDVHVTDDELPPLAIFRGEMKRYCESLHVALENYLTPDDPRSIIVWQKLQRLKNVCYDAGFPRGEKKPSHTLFANFSPVYLSTSNEETQSTTSEVAFWRGGQVTDEGLRWLLERGFKTIVDLRAETVKDIFYEKVLDEAISSGEIELIELPVEVGISPSVEQVEKFAALVSDLNKKPLYLHSREGIKRTSAMVSRWRQYITRYTPQVVASTYKTADSTGNSSRDARGTEETFMLPRSEEGTSFNDEVSSASDNQDGSLPKRSDDINSDVKDIKHISETTGLGKTEGDEVVSSNRKSTVLESDSEVAPYINVNPLKSQLPPSNVFSRKEMSAYFRSRMVSPATYFTHERKRLEVLSASRYSYKGVPKGNETTSIYSENGVMESQNLNGSSLNKHLTTNPSTSSSNTEMYAGHSDSATPVLNGISNGEVQTSIKKVGIVDARDEIERTAESRVTTGERRNIEVSTPLLEDNLEQIEGNMCASATGVVRVQSRRKAEMFLVRTDGYSCTREKVTESSLAFTHPSTQQQMLLWKSTPKTVLLLKKLGYELMEEAKEVASFLYSQEKMTVLVEPEVHDIFARIPGFGFVQTFYSQDTSDLHERVDFVACLGGDGVILHASNIFRGAVPPVISFNLGSLGFLTSHPFEDYKKDLRQVIHGNNTLDGVYITLRMRLQCEIFRSGKAMPGKVFDVLNEIVVDRGSNPYLSKIECYEHDRLITKVQGDGVIVATPTGSTAYSTAAGGSMVHPNVPCMLFTPICPHSLSFRPVILPDSARLELKIPEDARSNAWVSFDGKRRQQLSRGDSVRIYMSQHPLPTVNKSDQTGDWFRSLIRCLNWNERLDQKAL; this is translated from the exons ATGGCAATATGTTTTCGTTATTTTCCATGCCATTTGGAAATGGGTCTTACAGTTGCAGCCACTGGAACCCATCTTCACTATTGCCAGCTCAATTATGCAAAGGCGATTTCTGGGCCTGGGTTTGGACTTAGATTATCGTATGGATATCGTCGTGTCAAGTTTGTTGTCAGTGCTGAACTATCCAATGCTTTCTCCGTCAACATTGACTTGGATTCTCAG GCTGGTGATACTTCACAGTTGCCCCGAATGGGTCCACTACCTGGGGACATTGCAGAGATAGAGGCTTACTGTAGAATCTTTCGGGCTGCTGAACAACTTCATAATTCATTAATGGACACCCTATGCAATCCACTGACCGGAGAATGTAATGTCTCGTATGATGTACCCTCAGACGATAAACAAATACTTGAAGATAAACTAGTTTCTGTTCTAGGATGCATGGTATGTCTTCTAAATAAAGGAAGGGAGGAAGTCCTTTCTGGGAGATCCTCGATTACAGACTCTTTCCGTGATGTTGATGTGCATGTGACGGATGATGAGCTTCCTCCACTTGCAATTTTCAGAGGTGAAATGAAGAGATACTGTGAGAGCTTACATGTTGCTCTTGAAAACTATTTGACACCTGATGATCCTCGCAGCATTATTGTGTGGCAAAAACTGCAAAGACTGAAGAATGTATGTTATGATGCCGGATTTCCTCGTGGTGAAAAGAAACCCAGCCATACACTGTTTGCTAACTTTAGTCCTGTTTATTTGTCAACATCAAATGAAGAGACGCAGTCTACGACTTCTGAGGTTGCTTTCTGGAGAGGTGGTCAGGTAACTGACGAAGGTCTTAGATGGCTGTTGGAGAGAGGGTTCAAAACCATTGTAGATCTCAGAGCCGAGACTGTAAAAGACATCTTCTATGAGAAAGTGCTAGATGAAGCCATTTCGTCAGGGGAAATTGAATTAATTGAACTACCTGTTGAAGTTGGTATATCGCCTTCAGTGGAGCAGGTCGAAAAGTTTGCAGCATTGGTCTCTGATTTAAACAAAAAGCCCTTATATCTCCACAGTAGAGAAGGAATTAAGAGGACATCAGCTATGGTCTCTAGATGGCGGCAATACATTACTCGCTATACACCACAAGTTGTAGCCAGTACATATAAGACAGCAGACTCAACTGGGAACTCATCACGTGATGCTAGAGGAACTGAAGAAACATTTATGTTGCCAAGGTCAGAAGAAGGTACAAGCTTTAATGATGAAGTCAGCTCTGCATCTGATAATCAAGACGGATCACTGCCTAAAAGATCAGACGACATAAATTCTGATGTGAAAGATATCAAGCACATTTCTGAAACTACGGGCCTAGGCAAGACTGAAGGCGACGAAGTTGTTTCATCCAATAGGAAAAGCACAGTGCTAGAATCTGACAGTGAAGTAGCACCCTACATTAATGTGAACCCGCTCAAGTCTCAGCTGCCTCCCTCTAATGTCTTCTCCAGAAAAGAGATGTCCGCGTATTTCAGAAGTAGGATGGTTTCACCTGCAACATATTTTACTCATGAAAGGAAAAGATTGGAGGTGCTTTCTGCTTCAAGATATAGCTACAAGGGAGTGCCTAAGGGAAATGAAACTACAAGCATATACAGTGAGAATGGAGTGATGGAATCACAAAATTTAAATGGTTCGTCTCTCAATAAGCACTTAACTACTAACCCTTCAACTTCCTCGTCAAATACAGAGATGTATGCTGGTCATAGTGACTCCGCAACTCCAGTCTTGAATGGAATCAGCAACGGCGAAGTACAAACCTCAATAAAAAAAGTTGGAATTGTTGACGCAAGAGATGAGATAGAACGTACTGCTGAGTCTAGAGTCACTACAGGGGAAAGGAGGAATATTGAGGTCTCCACACCTTTGCTGGAAGATAACTTGGAGCAGATTGAAGGAAATATGTGTGCTTCAGCCACTGGTGTTGTAAGAGTGCAGTCAAGAAGGAAGGCAGAGATGTTCTTGGTTCGCACAGATGGGTATTCGTGCACCAGAGAAAAAGTAACAGAATCTTCCTTGGCCTTCACTCATCCTAGCACCCAGCAGCAGATGCTTTTGTGGAAATCCACACCAAAGACTGTACTGCTATTAAAGAAGCTGGGATACGAACTCATGGAAGAAGCTAAAGAG GTTGCTTCTTTCTTGTATTCCCAAGAGAAGATGACTGTTCTTGTTGAACCTGAGGTGCATGATATTTTTGCACGAATCCCAGGCTTTGGGTTTGTTCAGACCTTCTATAGTCAAGATACCAG TGATCTTCATGAGAGGGTTGACTTTGTTGCCTGTTTGGGAGGAGATGGTGTGATACTCCATGCGTCAAATATATTTCGAGGTGCTGTCCCACCCGTCATCTCATTTAACCTAGGATCCCTTGGATTTCTCACTTCCCATCCA TTTGAAGATTATAAGAAGGATCTTAGACAAGTCATCCATGGAAACAACACTCTAGATGGTGTGTATATAACTCTAAGAATGCGTCTCCAATGCGAGATATTCCGAAGCGGGAAAGCAATGCCTGGAAAGGTGTTTGATGTCCTAAATGAAATTGTAGTTGATCGTGGTTCTAATCCATACCTGTCCAAAATAGAGTGTTATGAACATGACCGCCTCATTACCAAG GTGCAAGGTGATGGCGTCATTGTGGCCACTCCAACTGGAAGTACAGCTTACTCGACAGCTGCTGGGGGTTCCATG GTGCATCCCAATGTTCCATGCATGCTCTTTACACCAATCTGTCCACATTCTCTCTCGTTTAGGCCTGTCATACTTCCAGATTCTGCAAGACTAGAACTAAAG ATTCCAGAGGATGCACGTAGCAATGCTTGGGTCTCCTTTGATGGGAAGAGAAGGCAGCAACTCTCTAGAGGAGATTCCGTTCGCATATATATGAGTCAGCATCCACTACCTACAGTTAACAAGTCTGATCAGACAGGTGATTGGTTCCGTAGCTTGATTCGTTGTCTAAATTGGAACGAAAGACTAGACCAGAAAGCACTCTGA